ACCCGATGACAATCCCGCTCACTTCGCGACTTATCGCGGATCAGCCCGAGTACCTTTCGCCCGACGAAGCAGCCGCGATGATCCCTGGGATGACCAAAGGCGCACTCGCCGGCTTGCGATTCACCGGCAAGGGTCCGAAGTATCGCAAGCCGACTGCGAGAACAGTCATCTACGAGAAATCCGAAGTCATCGAATGGATCGAAGCAAGTGCCAGGCGTGGGACCGCTCAGGACGCCGTCGCCTAAGCGCCATCGTGACCAATTTCGGCCGAGCTGACG
Above is a genomic segment from Subtercola boreus containing:
- a CDS encoding helix-turn-helix transcriptional regulator gives rise to the protein MTIPLTSRLIADQPEYLSPDEAAAMIPGMTKGALAGLRFTGKGPKYRKPTARTVIYEKSEVIEWIEASARRGTAQDAVA